In the genome of Bradyrhizobium arachidis, one region contains:
- a CDS encoding beta-ketoacyl-ACP synthase III, whose translation MTQIRSVVLGCGSYLPEQVVTNAQLAARIDTSDEWIVQRTGIRERHIAAEGEFTSHLAIKAAQAALTDAGIDAQSIELIVLATSTPDNTFPATAVAVQHGLGINHGAAFDLQAVCSGFVFALATADNFLRTGAFKRALVIGAETFSRILDWNDRGTCVLFGDGAGAVVLEAQEQPGKAATDRGVVTTHLRSDGRHKAKLFVDGGPSSTQTVGHLRMEGREVFKHAVGMITDVIVDAFEATGLNADSIDWFVPHQANKRIIDASAHKLHIAPQKVVLTVDRHGNTSAASIPLALSVARKDGRIKRGDLVLLEAMGGGFTWGSALVRW comes from the coding sequence GTGACTCAAATTCGTTCGGTCGTGCTCGGCTGCGGCTCCTACCTGCCGGAGCAGGTGGTGACCAACGCCCAATTGGCGGCGCGTATCGACACGTCCGACGAGTGGATCGTGCAGCGCACCGGCATTCGCGAGCGGCACATCGCGGCCGAGGGCGAGTTCACCTCGCATTTGGCGATCAAGGCGGCGCAGGCCGCGCTCACCGATGCCGGCATCGACGCGCAATCGATCGAGCTGATCGTGCTGGCGACCTCGACGCCCGACAATACATTCCCGGCAACCGCTGTCGCTGTGCAGCACGGGCTCGGCATCAACCATGGCGCCGCGTTCGATCTCCAAGCGGTGTGCTCGGGCTTCGTGTTCGCACTCGCCACCGCCGACAATTTCCTGCGCACCGGCGCCTTCAAGCGTGCGCTGGTGATCGGTGCGGAGACCTTCTCACGCATCCTCGACTGGAACGACCGCGGCACCTGCGTGCTGTTCGGCGACGGCGCAGGCGCGGTGGTGCTGGAAGCGCAGGAGCAGCCGGGCAAGGCCGCGACCGACCGCGGCGTTGTGACCACGCATCTGCGCTCCGATGGCCGCCACAAGGCAAAACTGTTCGTCGACGGCGGACCGTCCTCGACCCAGACCGTCGGCCATCTGCGCATGGAGGGCCGCGAGGTCTTCAAGCATGCGGTCGGCATGATCACCGACGTGATCGTCGATGCCTTCGAGGCGACCGGGCTCAATGCCGACAGCATCGACTGGTTCGTGCCGCACCAGGCCAACAAGCGAATCATCGATGCCTCCGCGCACAAACTTCATATCGCACCGCAGAAGGTGGTGCTGACGGTGGACCGTCACGGCAACACCTCGGCGGCCTCGATCCCGCTGGCGCTGTCGGTGGCGCGCAAGGACGGCCGCATCAAGCGCGGCGACCTGGTGCTGCTGGAAGCGATGGGCGGCGGCTTCACCTGGGGCTCCGCGCTGGTGCGCTGGTAG
- the plsX gene encoding phosphate acyltransferase PlsX, with translation MLSKVRIALDAMGGDAGAAVVIPGAAISLGRHRNTEFLLVGDRARIEPELEKHPALKTTSKIIHTDVAVSGSDKPSQALRRGRKTSSMWLAIDAVKKGEADVAVSAGNTGALMAMSRFHLRTLPGIDRPAISAIWPTRRGESVVLDLGATIGGDARHLVALAVMGAAMASVQFNKPRPTVGLLNIGTEEIKGHEEIREAGEILRARNLPELDYIGFIEGDGIGKGLADVIVTEGYSGNIALKAAEGTARQMAELLRNEMQRSWLSKLGYLFARSAFQALRNKMDPNKSNGGVLLGLNGLVVKSHGGINAEGFAYAIDVGYEMAHYDLLNKINQMLNREGGALNSVQSAQEAVS, from the coding sequence ATGCTAAGTAAGGTTCGCATCGCGCTGGACGCCATGGGGGGCGACGCCGGCGCCGCCGTGGTCATTCCAGGCGCTGCCATCTCGCTTGGCAGGCATCGCAACACCGAATTCCTGCTGGTCGGGGACCGCGCCAGGATCGAGCCAGAACTCGAGAAACATCCCGCCCTCAAGACCACTTCGAAGATCATCCACACCGACGTTGCCGTCAGCGGCTCCGACAAGCCGAGCCAGGCACTGCGGCGCGGCCGCAAGACCTCCTCGATGTGGCTTGCCATCGACGCGGTGAAGAAGGGCGAGGCGGATGTCGCGGTTTCCGCCGGCAATACCGGCGCGCTGATGGCGATGTCGCGCTTCCACCTGCGCACGCTGCCGGGCATCGACCGCCCGGCCATCAGCGCGATATGGCCGACCAGGCGCGGCGAATCCGTCGTGCTCGACCTGGGCGCCACCATCGGTGGCGACGCGCGGCATCTGGTGGCGCTCGCGGTGATGGGCGCGGCCATGGCGAGCGTGCAGTTCAACAAGCCGCGCCCGACGGTCGGCCTGCTCAACATCGGGACCGAGGAAATCAAGGGACACGAGGAGATCCGCGAGGCCGGTGAAATCCTGCGTGCGCGGAACCTGCCGGAACTCGACTATATCGGCTTCATCGAGGGCGACGGCATCGGCAAGGGGCTGGCCGACGTCATCGTGACCGAAGGCTATAGCGGCAATATCGCGCTCAAGGCCGCCGAGGGAACCGCACGGCAGATGGCGGAATTACTCCGCAACGAGATGCAACGGAGCTGGCTGTCCAAGCTCGGCTATCTCTTTGCCCGCAGCGCCTTCCAGGCCCTGCGCAACAAGATGGACCCCAACAAGTCCAACGGCGGGGTGTTGCTGGGGCTCAACGGACTGGTGGTCAAAAGCCATGGCGGAATCAACGCCGAAGGCTTTGCCTATGCGATCGATGTTGGCTATGAGATGGCTCACTACGATCTCCTGAACAAGATCAATCAGATGCTCAACCGCGAGGGTGGTGCACTCAATTCCGTGCAGTCCGCGCAGGAGGCTGTTTCGTGA
- a CDS encoding YceD family protein → MSRPHTGTEPDPWRAPVIVAQIPDTGLYRELEASAAERQAMAELAGLREILSAKASFDVVPKSGGRYQVTGHVRARIGQTCVVTLDPIENEIEEEVDLMFAPEAEARRLADLIEEGQDDEEPPEVADPPEAIVGGIIDLGRLATDALFLAIDPYPRKPGAVFEAEVTAPDPEDHPFAALKALQDEKKGR, encoded by the coding sequence ATGAGCCGACCGCACACCGGAACCGAGCCCGATCCCTGGCGGGCCCCTGTCATCGTTGCGCAGATTCCAGACACCGGCCTCTATCGCGAGCTCGAGGCGTCGGCCGCTGAGCGGCAGGCCATGGCAGAGCTCGCCGGCCTTCGCGAGATCCTGTCCGCCAAGGCCAGCTTCGACGTCGTGCCGAAAAGCGGCGGCCGCTACCAGGTCACGGGCCACGTCCGCGCCAGAATCGGCCAGACCTGCGTGGTGACGCTCGATCCGATCGAGAACGAGATCGAGGAGGAGGTGGACCTGATGTTCGCCCCCGAAGCCGAGGCGCGGCGCCTCGCCGACCTGATCGAGGAGGGCCAGGACGACGAGGAGCCTCCGGAGGTCGCCGATCCGCCGGAGGCCATCGTCGGCGGCATCATCGATCTCGGCCGGCTCGCCACCGACGCGCTGTTCCTGGCGATCGACCCCTATCCCCGCAAGCCGGGGGCCGTGTTCGAGGCGGAGGTCACCGCTCCCGATCCGGAGGATCATCCGTTCGCGGCGCTGAAGGCGCTTCAGGACGAGAAGAAAGGCCGATAG
- a CDS encoding ubiquinol-cytochrome C chaperone family protein has product MLWPFNHFRKPRLAPAGTIEAIYGMIVTQAREPIFYRDLGVSDTVNGRFDLLLLHLWLVLRRLRTVQGATELSQALFDRFCEDMDDNLREMGVGDQTVPKRMRAFGEAFYGRVQAYDQAIEVGGEALAAAICKNILNGSGLDQARRLAAYARATEADLARTSEAALLRASFKFPPALSEDLSP; this is encoded by the coding sequence ATGCTTTGGCCGTTCAATCACTTCAGGAAACCCCGGCTAGCCCCGGCCGGCACCATTGAAGCCATCTATGGCATGATCGTGACGCAGGCGCGAGAACCCATATTTTACCGCGACTTGGGCGTGTCCGATACGGTTAACGGGCGTTTCGACCTGTTGCTGCTGCATCTCTGGCTGGTGCTGCGCCGCCTGCGCACAGTCCAGGGCGCCACCGAGCTGTCGCAGGCGCTGTTCGACCGCTTCTGCGAGGACATGGACGACAATCTGCGCGAGATGGGGGTCGGCGACCAGACCGTGCCGAAGCGGATGCGGGCCTTCGGCGAGGCGTTTTACGGCCGGGTGCAGGCCTACGACCAGGCGATCGAAGTCGGCGGTGAGGCGCTGGCGGCGGCGATCTGCAAGAATATCTTGAATGGGTCCGGTCTGGACCAGGCACGGCGGCTCGCGGCTTACGCCCGGGCTACGGAGGCCGATCTTGCTCGGACCAGCGAGGCCGCGCTGCTGCGCGCGTCCTTCAAGTTTCCCCCGGCGCTTTCCGAGGATCTTTCGCCATGA
- a CDS encoding outer membrane protein assembly factor BamE codes for MTITNQTSLRASQPRGLFARWRGLRMAAAVALVGAALAGCTGEQFQKGYILPPGALEQIPIGASQDQVLIVMGTPSTVATLDGEVFYYISQRSERMVAFMNQKVVDQRVIAIYFDKNRRVRRLANYGLQDGKIFDFISRTTATSGQEMSYLAPLFKLLSFN; via the coding sequence ATGACGATAACGAACCAGACCAGCCTGCGCGCAAGCCAGCCGCGCGGCCTTTTTGCACGCTGGCGCGGCTTGCGCATGGCCGCCGCCGTGGCCCTGGTCGGCGCGGCACTCGCGGGCTGCACCGGCGAACAATTCCAGAAGGGCTACATCCTTCCTCCCGGCGCGCTGGAGCAGATTCCGATCGGCGCGAGCCAGGACCAGGTGCTGATCGTGATGGGCACGCCCTCCACGGTCGCAACCCTCGACGGCGAAGTGTTCTACTACATCTCGCAGCGCTCGGAGCGCATGGTCGCCTTCATGAACCAGAAGGTGGTCGATCAGCGCGTGATCGCGATCTATTTCGACAAGAACCGGCGCGTACGTCGCCTTGCAAATTACGGCCTGCAGGACGGCAAGATCTTCGACTTCATCAGCCGCACCACGGCGACGTCGGGCCAGGAGATGAGCTACCTCGCGCCGCTGTTCAAGCTGCTGAGCTTTAACTGA
- a CDS encoding Bug family tripartite tricarboxylate transporter substrate binding protein, producing the protein MPNRLLSRRRVLTAAAGLSAAAILPRSSLADWKPTENVRVVVPAAAGGSTDVMGRLLAAHLQTAWGQSAVVENRSGGGGTIGTAEVVRAKPDGHTILIGNPGPNAIAYSIFKNLTYKPDQLQPVSNMIRIPNIVSAHPKTGIKSVAELIAYLKANPDKLSYASSGVGQSPHLTGAWFLQLTGLKMTHIPFRGAGPALQAALAGDIQILFDNLYPSLPQVQNGTLTGLCVTTPERSDLAKDLPTMRESTPELANFDVSSWFSVFLPKGVPAPVLDALNLQVKAMLERDDIKKQIAAMGARADYGTPQQFADFVDAETKKFAGIIQKEGLQMDVQ; encoded by the coding sequence GTGCCCAATCGTTTGTTGTCCCGCCGTCGCGTGCTGACCGCTGCTGCCGGCCTCTCGGCCGCGGCGATCCTGCCGCGCTCGAGCCTGGCGGACTGGAAGCCCACCGAGAACGTCCGCGTCGTCGTGCCGGCCGCGGCCGGCGGCTCGACCGACGTCATGGGCCGGCTCTTGGCCGCGCATCTGCAAACCGCCTGGGGCCAGTCGGCCGTCGTCGAAAACCGCTCCGGCGGCGGCGGCACGATCGGCACGGCCGAAGTGGTCCGCGCCAAGCCTGATGGACACACCATCCTGATCGGCAATCCCGGTCCGAACGCCATTGCCTACAGCATCTTCAAGAACCTCACCTACAAGCCGGACCAGCTCCAGCCGGTCTCCAACATGATCCGGATCCCGAACATCGTCTCGGCGCATCCGAAGACCGGCATCAAGTCGGTCGCCGAGCTGATCGCATATCTGAAGGCCAATCCGGACAAGCTCAGCTACGCCTCCTCCGGCGTCGGCCAGAGCCCGCATCTCACCGGCGCCTGGTTCCTCCAGCTCACCGGCCTGAAGATGACGCACATCCCGTTCCGCGGTGCCGGTCCCGCGCTCCAGGCCGCGCTCGCCGGCGACATCCAGATCCTGTTCGACAATCTCTATCCGAGCCTGCCGCAAGTGCAGAACGGCACCCTCACCGGTCTCTGCGTGACGACGCCAGAGCGCAGCGACCTCGCGAAGGACCTGCCGACCATGCGCGAGAGCACGCCGGAGCTCGCCAATTTCGACGTGTCGTCCTGGTTCTCGGTGTTCCTGCCGAAGGGCGTCCCCGCCCCCGTGCTCGACGCGCTCAATCTCCAGGTCAAGGCGATGCTGGAGCGCGACGACATCAAGAAGCAAATCGCCGCCATGGGCGCCCGCGCCGATTACGGCACACCGCAGCAGTTCGCCGACTTCGTGGACGCCGAGACGAAGAAGTTCGCCGGCATCATCCAGAAGGAAGGGCTGCAGATGGACGTGCAGTGA
- a CDS encoding sodium-translocating pyrophosphatase gives MTALWLIVLCGVLSVVYAIWATSSVLSADAGSPRMQEIAGAVREGAQAYLRRQYTTIGIVGIVIFVLLAYFLGLYVAIGFAIGAILSGAAGFIGMNVSVRANVRTAQAATTSLAGGLELAFKAGAITGLLVAGLALLGVTLYFGFLVHSLKLAPDSRTVVDAMVALGFGASLISIFARLGGGIFTKGADVGGDLVGKVEAGIPEDDPRNPATIADNVGDNVGDCAGMAADLFETYAVTAVATMVLAAIFFAKTPILANMMTLPLAIGGICIITSIIGTFFVKLGPSQSIMGALYKGLIATGILSLIGIAVVIYSLIGFGKLDGVDYTGMALFECGVVGLVVTALIIWITEYYTGTDYRPVKSIAQASVTGHGTNVIQGLAVSMEATALPAIVIIAGILVTYSLAGLFGIAIATATMLALAGMVVALDAFGPVTDNAGGIAEMAGLPKEVRKSTDALDAVGNTTKAVTKGYAIGSAGLGALVLFAAYNQDLKFFVADSAQHPYFAGVNPDFSLNNPYVVVGLLFGGLLPYLFGAMGMTAVGRAAGAIVEEVRRQFREKPGIMQGTDKPDYGKAVDLLTRAAIKEMIIPSLLPVLSPIVVYFVIYAIAGGGVAGKSAAFSAVGAMLLGVIVTGLFVAISMTSGGGAWDNAKKYIEDGHFGGKGSDAHKSAVTGDTVGDPYKDTAGPAVNPMIKITNIVALLLLAILAH, from the coding sequence ATGACAGCATTATGGTTGATAGTGCTCTGCGGAGTGCTTTCCGTCGTCTACGCGATTTGGGCGACGTCTTCGGTGTTGAGTGCGGATGCGGGGTCACCGCGCATGCAGGAGATCGCGGGAGCGGTGCGTGAAGGCGCACAGGCGTATCTCCGGCGCCAGTACACCACGATCGGTATCGTCGGCATCGTCATCTTCGTGCTGCTTGCCTATTTCCTTGGGCTTTATGTCGCGATCGGTTTTGCCATCGGCGCCATCCTGTCGGGGGCGGCCGGCTTCATCGGCATGAACGTCTCGGTCCGCGCCAACGTGCGTACCGCCCAGGCGGCGACCACGTCGCTGGCCGGCGGCCTCGAGCTCGCCTTCAAGGCCGGCGCGATCACCGGCCTCTTGGTGGCGGGTCTCGCGCTGCTCGGCGTCACCCTCTATTTCGGCTTCCTGGTCCACTCGCTGAAGCTCGCGCCGGATAGCCGTACCGTGGTCGACGCCATGGTGGCGCTCGGCTTCGGCGCCTCGCTGATCTCGATCTTCGCCCGTCTCGGCGGCGGCATCTTCACCAAGGGTGCGGACGTCGGCGGCGACCTCGTCGGCAAGGTCGAAGCCGGCATTCCCGAGGACGATCCGCGCAATCCCGCGACCATCGCGGATAACGTCGGCGACAATGTCGGCGACTGCGCCGGCATGGCCGCCGACCTGTTCGAGACCTATGCGGTGACTGCGGTCGCCACCATGGTGCTCGCGGCGATCTTCTTCGCCAAGACGCCGATCCTCGCCAACATGATGACGCTGCCGCTCGCCATCGGCGGCATCTGCATCATCACCTCGATCATCGGCACCTTCTTCGTCAAGCTCGGGCCGAGCCAGTCGATCATGGGTGCGCTCTACAAGGGCCTGATCGCAACCGGCATCCTGTCGTTGATCGGCATTGCCGTAGTGATCTACTCCCTGATCGGCTTCGGCAAGCTCGATGGCGTCGACTACACCGGCATGGCGCTGTTCGAGTGCGGCGTGGTTGGCCTCGTCGTTACCGCGCTGATCATCTGGATCACCGAATACTACACCGGCACCGACTATCGTCCGGTGAAGTCGATCGCCCAGGCCTCGGTGACCGGTCACGGCACCAACGTGATCCAGGGCCTTGCCGTCTCGATGGAGGCGACTGCGCTGCCCGCGATCGTGATCATCGCCGGCATCCTCGTCACCTACAGCCTCGCCGGCCTGTTCGGCATCGCGATCGCGACCGCCACCATGCTGGCGCTTGCCGGCATGGTCGTCGCGCTCGACGCCTTCGGCCCGGTGACGGACAACGCCGGCGGCATCGCCGAGATGGCGGGCCTGCCGAAGGAGGTGCGCAAGTCGACCGACGCACTCGACGCGGTCGGCAACACCACCAAGGCGGTGACCAAAGGCTACGCGATCGGCTCCGCCGGTCTCGGCGCCCTGGTGCTGTTTGCGGCCTACAACCAGGACCTCAAGTTCTTCGTCGCGGACTCCGCGCAGCATCCTTACTTCGCCGGCGTCAATCCGGACTTCTCGCTCAACAACCCCTACGTGGTCGTCGGCCTGCTGTTCGGTGGCCTGTTGCCGTATCTGTTCGGCGCGATGGGCATGACGGCGGTCGGCCGTGCGGCCGGCGCGATCGTGGAGGAGGTGCGGCGTCAGTTCCGCGAGAAGCCGGGCATCATGCAGGGCACCGACAAGCCTGATTACGGCAAGGCGGTCGACCTGCTCACCCGCGCGGCGATCAAGGAGATGATCATCCCCTCGCTGCTTCCGGTGCTCTCCCCGATCGTCGTCTATTTCGTGATCTACGCGATCGCGGGCGGCGGCGTTGCCGGCAAGTCGGCGGCGTTCTCGGCGGTGGGCGCGATGCTGCTCGGCGTGATCGTGACGGGCCTGTTCGTCGCGATCTCCATGACCTCGGGCGGCGGCGCCTGGGACAACGCCAAGAAGTACATCGAGGACGGTCATTTCGGCGGCAAGGGTTCTGATGCCCACAAGTCCGCGGTGACCGGCGACACCGTCGGCGATCCCTACAAGGACACGGCCGGCCCCGCCGTGAACCCGATGATCAAGATCACCAACATCGTGGCCTTGCTGCTGCTGGCGATTCTGGCGCACTGA
- the thiL gene encoding thiamine-phosphate kinase: MTQDRTQPSAEDSLIARYFKPLATDPGAFGLVDDAAVLSSSGDDIVVTTDAVVEGVHYLATDPPDTIARKALRVNLSDLAAKGAVPAGFVLTLALRSQEDAWLRPFADALGADARTFACPLLGGDTVSTPGPQMISITAFGRVPKGRMVGRIGAKPGDRILVTGTIGDAALGLDVLTGGAVAAVLKDQTAQDYLIERYRVPRPRNALAGAVLTHANASMDVSDGLAGDLAKLCAASGVSALIEADRIPKSPAASLAISAVGLEKLVSGGDDYEVLCAVPDARCADFMREAEQAGVPVSAIGTVVVGRAAPRWTDAHGNEIALQRLSYSHF, from the coding sequence GTGACACAGGACAGAACACAGCCCTCCGCCGAAGACTCTCTCATCGCGCGCTATTTCAAGCCGCTGGCGACCGATCCCGGCGCGTTCGGACTGGTCGATGATGCCGCGGTCCTGTCCTCGTCCGGTGACGACATCGTCGTCACCACCGACGCCGTGGTCGAAGGCGTGCATTATCTTGCCACCGATCCCCCCGATACGATTGCGCGCAAGGCGCTGCGGGTGAACCTGTCGGACCTCGCCGCCAAGGGGGCCGTGCCTGCCGGCTTCGTGCTGACGCTGGCGCTGCGCAGCCAGGAGGATGCATGGCTCCGGCCGTTCGCGGATGCGCTCGGCGCGGACGCAAGAACCTTCGCGTGCCCGCTGCTTGGCGGCGACACGGTGTCGACGCCGGGGCCGCAGATGATCTCGATCACGGCGTTCGGGCGCGTGCCGAAGGGCCGGATGGTCGGCCGCATCGGCGCAAAGCCGGGCGATCGCATCCTGGTGACGGGGACAATCGGAGACGCTGCGCTCGGCCTCGACGTGCTCACGGGTGGGGCGGTCGCGGCTGTGCTGAAGGACCAAACCGCGCAGGACTACCTGATCGAGCGCTATCGCGTTCCGCGGCCGCGCAATGCGTTGGCGGGAGCGGTCCTCACCCACGCGAATGCATCGATGGATGTGTCCGATGGCCTGGCAGGTGATCTCGCCAAGCTCTGCGCCGCTTCCGGCGTCAGCGCCTTGATCGAGGCTGACCGCATTCCGAAATCACCTGCCGCCTCTCTCGCCATCTCCGCCGTCGGCCTTGAGAAGCTGGTGTCGGGCGGCGACGATTACGAAGTCCTGTGCGCGGTTCCGGACGCGCGCTGCGCTGATTTCATGCGCGAGGCCGAACAGGCGGGAGTTCCCGTCTCGGCGATCGGCACCGTCGTCGTCGGCCGCGCCGCGCCGCGCTGGACGGACGCGCACGGCAACGAGATCGCGCTGCAACGGCTCTCGTACAGCCATTTCTAG
- the nusB gene encoding transcription antitermination factor NusB has product MADNTKKPASATEKKANRRGAARLAAVQALYQMDIAGAGINDIFAEFESHWLGNEVEGDTYLPAEAAFFRDVVSGVVRDQKRLDPLIDEALSKGWPLKRIEAILRAVLRAGAYELEHRKDVPGRVVVSEYVDVANAFVDREETGMVNAVLDQIGRQFRGDEFGRG; this is encoded by the coding sequence ATGGCTGACAACACCAAAAAACCGGCTTCTGCCACCGAGAAGAAAGCAAACCGGCGCGGTGCCGCGCGGCTCGCCGCCGTGCAGGCGCTGTACCAGATGGACATCGCCGGCGCCGGCATCAACGACATCTTCGCCGAGTTCGAGAGCCACTGGCTCGGCAACGAGGTCGAGGGCGACACTTACCTGCCGGCGGAAGCCGCTTTCTTCCGCGACGTCGTCTCCGGCGTCGTGCGCGACCAGAAGAGGCTCGATCCCCTGATCGACGAGGCGCTGTCGAAGGGCTGGCCGCTGAAGCGGATCGAGGCGATCCTGCGCGCGGTGCTGCGGGCAGGGGCGTATGAGTTGGAGCACCGCAAGGACGTGCCGGGCCGCGTCGTCGTGTCAGAATATGTCGACGTCGCGAACGCCTTCGTCGACCGCGAGGAGACCGGGATGGTCAACGCCGTGCTCGACCAGATCGGCCGCCAGTTTCGCGGTGACGAGTTCGGGCGGGGGTAG
- the ribH gene encoding 6,7-dimethyl-8-ribityllumazine synthase, translating to MADARRAPLKDQTDISGARALIVEARFYDDLQDALLDGAVAELKAAGLTHDVITVPGALEIPAAVAIAVDAAAANGKPYDAVIALGCVIRGDTIHFEIVSQESSRALMDLAVAHKLPLGNGILTVNNEDQAWARARASELNKGGDAARAALAMLRIKRRLARA from the coding sequence ATGGCAGACGCGCGGCGCGCACCCCTGAAGGACCAGACCGACATTTCCGGCGCGCGGGCGCTGATTGTCGAGGCGCGGTTCTATGACGATCTCCAGGACGCGCTGCTGGACGGCGCGGTCGCCGAGCTGAAGGCGGCCGGCCTGACCCATGACGTCATCACGGTTCCCGGCGCACTGGAGATACCGGCGGCGGTGGCCATCGCGGTCGATGCGGCGGCGGCGAACGGCAAGCCCTACGATGCGGTGATTGCGCTCGGCTGCGTGATCCGCGGCGACACCATCCATTTCGAGATCGTCTCGCAGGAATCCTCGCGCGCGCTGATGGACCTCGCCGTGGCGCACAAGCTGCCGCTCGGCAACGGCATCCTCACCGTCAACAATGAGGACCAGGCCTGGGCGCGGGCGCGCGCCAGCGAACTGAACAAGGGCGGCGATGCCGCGCGCGCCGCGCTCGCGATGCTGCGCATCAAACGCCGCTTGGCGCGGGCCTGA
- a CDS encoding riboflavin synthase → MFTGIVTDIGEIVSFTPVAQGQLHRLRIACSYDQTTIADGASISSNGVCLTVVASGVAGGRTWYDVDAAAETLALTTAKHWKVGTKLNLERALKIGDELGGHIVAGHADGIATLVSREDLPDMARFELSTARELARFIATKGSITLDGVSLTVNTVKDVTFSVLIIPHTLDVTTIGGWKAGDEVNIEVDLMARYAARLTEMK, encoded by the coding sequence ATGTTCACCGGCATTGTCACCGACATCGGCGAGATCGTCAGCTTCACGCCTGTGGCGCAGGGCCAGCTGCACCGCCTGCGCATCGCCTGCAGCTACGATCAGACCACCATCGCCGACGGCGCCTCGATCTCCAGCAACGGCGTGTGCCTGACCGTGGTTGCTTCCGGCGTCGCAGGCGGCAGGACTTGGTACGACGTCGATGCGGCGGCGGAGACGCTGGCGCTGACGACGGCAAAGCACTGGAAGGTGGGCACGAAGCTCAATCTCGAGCGCGCGCTGAAGATCGGCGACGAGCTCGGCGGCCATATCGTCGCGGGCCACGCCGACGGCATTGCAACCCTCGTCAGCCGCGAGGACTTGCCCGATATGGCACGGTTCGAGCTCTCGACCGCACGGGAGCTCGCGCGCTTCATCGCCACCAAGGGCTCGATCACGCTCGACGGCGTCTCGCTGACGGTCAATACGGTGAAGGACGTGACCTTTTCGGTGCTGATCATCCCGCACACGCTTGATGTCACGACGATCGGCGGCTGGAAGGCGGGCGACGAGGTCAATATCGAGGTCGACCTGATGGCCCGCTACGCGGCGCGGCTGACGGAAATGAAGTGA
- the ribD gene encoding bifunctional diaminohydroxyphosphoribosylaminopyrimidine deaminase/5-amino-6-(5-phosphoribosylamino)uracil reductase RibD, translating to MIFRILEDQFAQKAREAKDADRRFMELALSLGRRGQGRTWPNPAVGAVIVKDGVIVGRGWTQPGGRPHGEPEALRRAGEAARGATLYVTLEPCSHFGKSPPCADAVIAAGIKRVVAAIEDPNPEVAGQGHARLRAAGITVEVGLCAAEAAFDHAGHFRRIRDKRPHVILKLAVSPDGKIGAAGGKPVAITGDAARDRVHLLRAQSDAILVGIGTVLADDPQLNCRLPGMAARSPVRVVLDQSLRIPASSQLVRSARETPLWVVGSELAEAAAATRLGAAGAQIIRVAPGSATGLDLPAVLHGLAGRGISRLMVEGGSRVAAAFVAADLVDEIWLFRGAEAVGEGGVDALDAMPLSKITQSQAYKVHASETFGKDTLTIYERA from the coding sequence ATGATCTTCCGCATCCTGGAAGATCAGTTCGCGCAGAAGGCCCGCGAGGCCAAAGACGCCGATCGACGCTTCATGGAGCTGGCACTCTCGCTCGGCCGGCGCGGGCAGGGGCGCACCTGGCCAAACCCGGCCGTGGGCGCCGTCATCGTGAAAGACGGCGTGATCGTCGGCCGCGGCTGGACCCAGCCGGGTGGACGGCCGCATGGCGAGCCTGAAGCACTGCGGCGCGCGGGCGAGGCGGCGCGCGGCGCCACGCTCTACGTCACGCTGGAGCCGTGCTCGCATTTCGGCAAGTCGCCGCCGTGTGCGGATGCGGTGATTGCCGCCGGCATCAAGCGGGTGGTAGCGGCGATCGAGGACCCCAATCCGGAGGTCGCAGGGCAGGGCCATGCGCGGCTGCGTGCAGCCGGTATCACGGTGGAGGTGGGCCTGTGCGCGGCGGAGGCCGCCTTCGACCACGCCGGGCATTTCCGCCGTATCCGGGACAAACGTCCGCATGTGATCCTGAAGCTCGCGGTCTCGCCCGACGGCAAGATCGGCGCGGCCGGTGGCAAGCCGGTCGCGATCACGGGCGATGCCGCGCGCGATCGCGTGCATCTCTTGCGCGCCCAGAGCGATGCCATCCTGGTCGGTATCGGCACGGTGCTGGCGGACGATCCGCAGCTCAACTGCCGCCTGCCGGGCATGGCGGCGCGCTCGCCGGTGCGCGTGGTGCTGGACCAGAGCCTGCGGATTCCCGCATCGAGCCAGCTCGTGCGCTCAGCGCGCGAGACGCCGCTCTGGGTGGTGGGCTCGGAGCTCGCCGAGGCGGCGGCCGCGACACGGCTTGGCGCAGCCGGCGCGCAGATCATTCGCGTAGCCCCGGGCAGCGCGACCGGGCTCGATCTTCCGGCCGTGCTGCATGGGCTGGCCGGGAGGGGCATCTCGCGGCTGATGGTCGAGGGCGGCAGCCGCGTCGCTGCGGCCTTTGTGGCGGCCGACCTCGTCGACGAGATCTGGCTGTTCCGCGGGGCGGAAGCGGTCGGCGAAGGCGGCGTCGATGCGCTCGATGCAATGCCCCTGTCGAAAATCACGCAGTCGCAGGCCTACAAGGTTCATGCTAGCGAAACGTTCGGCAAGGATACTCTCACCATCTACGAGCGCGCCTAA